GGCGGAAAGGCTGCCAAGGCCCACTCCcctatttgtttatttatcaattctccatatttatatcaatcaATACTCTCTCTTACCATCATCATACATAAATCACATATTTCTCCAGAaaccaaacacacacactcccaCCACCTCTGCCCCCTTAAGACTCTTCATTCCATTTACAACaacaagaagaacaagatCGAAGAAGAAATAGTGTGATAGAATTGttgattgattgaattaatgaTAGTGTGATTGTGTAATCAGCAGAGAATTTCCCCTGCAACCAAACCCTACAATTCATATTTCATACATTTCTCTAcctgcttacctctccatttatGAGATGGGAGCGGAAGCGGCGGTGGCCAGACCTGCGCTCGTATTCACCTACGGCACTCTCAAGCAGGGATTCTCCAATCACATCCTCTTGCAAGACATGATCGCCACCGGGGATGCAACCTTCCTCGGCTCCTGCAGCACCCTCCACCCCTTTCCCCTCGTCTGTGGCCCCTACCGCGTCCCCTTCCTCCTCAACCTCCCCGGCCGCGGCCAATGCGTCTCCGGCGAGCTATACGCCGTTTCCCCCTCTGCGATCGCCAGGATGGACGAGCTCGAGGGCGTCACGAAGGGACACTACGAGAGGCTGCCAATCCAGATCGAGATCGAGGGCAGGACGGTGTCCGCCGAAGCGTACTATGCACACCCAAGCTACGCGGAGGCGCTGTGGAAGAGGAACGGGGAGGAGGGGTACAACTGCTACACCGAGAAAGTGGCGAAAGGATACGTGAAGCGCAAGGATAGGCCACGCCATCTCACTTTCTTGGATCAAATTCGCATTTTTATAGCGTCCG
The window above is part of the Sesamum indicum cultivar Zhongzhi No. 13 linkage group LG7, S_indicum_v1.0, whole genome shotgun sequence genome. Proteins encoded here:
- the LOC105166842 gene encoding putative gamma-glutamylcyclotransferase At3g02910; amino-acid sequence: MGAEAAVARPALVFTYGTLKQGFSNHILLQDMIATGDATFLGSCSTLHPFPLVCGPYRVPFLLNLPGRGQCVSGELYAVSPSAIARMDELEGVTKGHYERLPIQIEIEGRTVSAEAYYAHPSYAEALWKRNGEEGYNCYTEKVAKGYVKRKDRPRHLTFLDQIRIFIASDSDAAESG